A genomic stretch from Glaciecola nitratireducens FR1064 includes:
- a CDS encoding dipeptidyl-peptidase 3 family protein, translating to MHIFKLPRPFKLATLSAVAVVVITSIAGCSKPTSDTEASTTIQSPTSEQASLIIDESRLDIYYPVNLTADLSAYSVEQQKMLSLLIDASKIMDDLFWKQAFGKEKSSFLAGISDPKIKAFADINYGPWDRLNGDTAFLSGIKEKSKGAEFYPADMSKEEFEAADFDDKEGLYSIVVRDESGKLSTKQYSQVYKAELTAAATLLEQAAKLAKDPSFANYLNMRAKALLTDDYQASDFAWMDMKTNPIDIVIGPIEVYEDQLYGYRAAFESYVLLKDLSWSEKLAKYAAYLPELQKGLPVADAYKVQMPGTDADLNAYDVIYYAGHSNAGSKTIAINLPNDEEVQLQKGTRRLQLKNAMRAKFDHIMLPIAEQLIVAQQRQHITFDAFFGNTMFHEVAHGLGIKNLLNGEGTVRQALKEHSSALEEGKADILGLYMVRQLLDKGVITEGILEDYYVTFMAGIFRSIRFGASSAHGKANMVRFNFFKQEGAFKRNEEGLYLVDIEKMGNAIDALSNKILVLQGDGDYAGVSDLVNSMGLIKPDLAADLQKLADAQIPVDITFKQGKEVLGLK from the coding sequence ATGCATATATTCAAGCTACCTAGACCTTTTAAACTTGCTACGCTCAGTGCAGTTGCTGTGGTTGTTATCACTTCAATCGCTGGCTGTTCAAAACCGACAAGCGACACAGAAGCAAGTACAACGATACAATCACCGACTAGTGAGCAAGCGTCCTTAATTATAGATGAATCAAGACTCGACATATATTATCCGGTTAACTTAACAGCTGACCTATCTGCTTATTCAGTTGAACAACAAAAAATGCTGAGTTTATTGATTGATGCTTCTAAAATTATGGATGATTTATTTTGGAAGCAGGCTTTTGGGAAAGAAAAATCTTCTTTTCTAGCCGGCATCAGCGACCCTAAAATTAAAGCGTTTGCCGATATCAATTACGGTCCATGGGATAGATTAAACGGTGATACTGCATTTTTATCAGGCATAAAAGAGAAGTCAAAAGGCGCAGAGTTCTACCCAGCGGATATGAGCAAAGAAGAATTTGAAGCGGCAGATTTTGATGATAAAGAAGGCCTGTACTCCATTGTCGTGCGAGATGAAAGTGGAAAATTGAGTACGAAACAATATTCACAAGTATATAAAGCAGAGCTTACAGCCGCGGCTACTCTACTAGAACAAGCAGCCAAATTGGCAAAAGACCCCAGCTTTGCGAATTACTTGAACATGCGTGCCAAAGCGCTATTAACCGACGACTATCAGGCTTCCGACTTCGCTTGGATGGACATGAAGACTAATCCAATTGATATTGTTATTGGCCCCATCGAAGTTTATGAGGATCAGCTATACGGTTACAGAGCCGCATTCGAATCCTATGTGCTGTTAAAAGACTTATCGTGGAGTGAAAAACTAGCGAAGTACGCTGCTTATCTTCCTGAATTACAGAAGGGCTTGCCCGTTGCCGATGCTTACAAAGTACAAATGCCTGGAACTGATGCAGATTTGAATGCCTACGATGTTATTTACTATGCAGGTCATTCAAATGCTGGCAGCAAAACGATTGCTATAAATTTACCTAATGATGAAGAAGTCCAACTACAGAAAGGAACTCGCAGACTGCAGTTGAAAAACGCGATGCGTGCCAAGTTTGATCACATCATGCTGCCCATTGCGGAGCAACTCATTGTTGCACAGCAGCGCCAGCACATTACATTCGACGCATTCTTTGGAAATACAATGTTTCATGAAGTTGCTCACGGATTAGGTATTAAGAACCTGCTTAATGGTGAAGGTACTGTTCGCCAAGCGTTGAAAGAACACTCATCTGCATTAGAAGAGGGAAAAGCGGATATTTTGGGCCTGTATATGGTCCGTCAATTACTTGATAAAGGCGTGATAACGGAAGGTATATTGGAGGATTACTACGTCACCTTCATGGCCGGCATTTTTCGTTCAATTCGTTTCGGAGCTTCAAGCGCGCATGGTAAGGCAAATATGGTTCGCTTCAACTTCTTCAAACAAGAAGGTGCCTTTAAACGTAATGAGGAAGGTCTATATTTAGTCGACATTGAGAAAATGGGCAATGCGATAGACGCCCTTTCAAATAAGATACTCGTACTACAGGGCGATGGCGACTATGCGGGCGTTTCCGACTTGGTTAATAGCATGGGTCTAATTAAGCCTGATTTAGCTGCCGATTTGCAAAAATTAGCTGACGCACAGATCCCAGTCGACATTACTTTCAAGCAGGGAAAAGAAGTATTAGGTTTAAAATAA
- a CDS encoding multifunctional CCA addition/repair protein translates to MSTFLFDAPRELEQVYLVGGAVRDKLMGVQSEDRDFVVVGESPEKMKELGFRPVGDDFPVFLHPKTKEEYALARTERKTGKGYRGFAADASERITLEDDLARRDLTINSMAMDKNGLITDPYNGRQDLENKILKHTTEAFAEDPVRVLRVARFYARLGPKWQIHESTKRLMRDMHSKGELNHLVAERVWKETERALMEPFPNLFFETLVDFDIFPELASMRGVPQPAVHHPEGDVFIHTMLVVQRAADLKFDLATRFAALTHDFGKPVAFAKYEKLLGHEQMGIKVIEDFCQRLKIPNKLADIAKLTSDNHTRCHRIRELTPKKLHAFLIESMNMLKNEGRFLQFLDACLCDSQGRGPTMVNNAYPQADIAKSYLASLKTLDAKGVVKQAIANGCKGKQISEALRTAEIDNIRQQRMRVLDLQSEN, encoded by the coding sequence ATGTCTACTTTTCTTTTTGATGCACCACGAGAACTTGAACAAGTCTACCTTGTTGGAGGAGCTGTGCGCGACAAGCTTATGGGAGTTCAAAGTGAAGACCGAGATTTTGTGGTGGTTGGTGAAAGCCCTGAGAAAATGAAAGAGCTTGGCTTTCGGCCGGTGGGTGATGACTTTCCTGTCTTCCTTCACCCGAAAACAAAGGAAGAATACGCACTAGCCAGAACTGAACGAAAAACCGGTAAGGGATATCGCGGATTTGCCGCAGATGCGAGTGAGCGTATTACCTTAGAGGATGATTTAGCGCGCCGAGATCTCACGATTAATTCAATGGCAATGGATAAGAATGGGCTGATTACTGACCCTTACAATGGCCGCCAAGATTTAGAAAACAAAATATTAAAGCATACCACTGAAGCTTTCGCCGAAGATCCTGTTCGTGTGCTGAGAGTGGCTAGATTCTACGCTCGATTAGGACCGAAATGGCAAATTCATGAATCTACAAAGCGACTTATGAGGGATATGCACAGTAAAGGCGAATTAAATCATTTGGTAGCAGAGCGTGTTTGGAAAGAAACAGAGCGGGCCTTGATGGAGCCTTTTCCTAATTTGTTCTTCGAAACATTAGTCGATTTTGATATTTTTCCAGAGTTGGCAAGCATGCGTGGCGTGCCTCAACCCGCTGTTCATCATCCTGAGGGGGACGTATTTATTCACACTATGTTAGTCGTGCAACGCGCCGCCGATTTAAAGTTTGATCTAGCGACCAGATTTGCAGCTTTAACGCATGATTTCGGCAAACCGGTTGCGTTTGCAAAGTATGAAAAGCTGCTTGGTCACGAACAGATGGGGATTAAGGTTATTGAGGATTTTTGTCAGCGTTTAAAAATACCCAATAAACTCGCTGATATCGCAAAGCTGACAAGTGACAATCATACTCGGTGCCATAGGATACGAGAGTTGACACCAAAAAAACTCCACGCTTTCTTAATCGAAAGTATGAATATGCTGAAAAATGAAGGGCGTTTTTTACAGTTTCTCGACGCCTGTTTATGCGACTCTCAGGGACGCGGACCTACGATGGTGAACAATGCTTATCCGCAGGCTGACATCGCAAAGTCATATTTAGCCTCGCTAAAAACACTAGATGCTAAGGGTGTCGTTAAACAAGCAATTGCAAACGGCTGCAAGGGTAAACAGATCAGTGAGGCCTTGCGAACCGCTGAAATAGACAATATTCGTCAGCAACGGATGCGCGTATTAGACCTTCAAAGTGAAAATTAA
- a CDS encoding S41 family peptidase yields MKQNSQYLLSKLIFLSIGLSVLSSQALATVDTSNVGYFRSPSIHDNTVVFAAEGDLWRVKNQSGASTNEAVRLTTHSAEEMTPFISPDGQQVAFSANYEGTLEVYLTSVKGGAPKRITFENSRAMVRGWTQSGDILYATPTTITGPANSWVLKTVNPDTLTVNNIEVSDAVEGVIDDAANTIYFVQHGLQISTDNANHYKGGATGELWKFNLSNGDEARKLTEAHTGSVKNPMLFDNNVYFISNQSGIDNLWRMSLNGKNAEAVTKYVDWGVRSATMHNGKIAYQLGADIMILDVVKNKNEKVGIALTSDFPQLRERWIEKPLEYLSDVSLAPKANKVALTARGRVAVAGVDSKRLVEIKTKPTSRSRNAVLNTDSKSVFVFNDDTGESEIWQFWLDNQTEPKQLTSDSKTARLNMWLSPDGSKLAHDTKQGELFILDLNSGENRLLFDDIASGVSRFQWFKDNDTIALSYTKLGEERRSVKLHSLSQQKSETLTSQKYESYSPAFSSDGKWLYFLSNRHFDANPNSPWGDRNMGAAFDRTAEIYAIALNKDSKFPFAEPQESMTSSTTPTDEADEKSDEDAPISDDDERDESDDKKSPDQKSNADEDDVIEITWQGIQQRLWKVPVAAGNYSQLSANARFLYVVDQVKEPDSRPALHSIRIKPNPSLRMFASAITAFQLSNNGESILIQKGRGAASSMYIVSAGATFPSDSRDNMVQAQGWKIRIEPQNEWRQMFKDAWLMHRDGLFDAKMRGVDWLATKAKYEPLLKRLTDRRELNDIFKQMMGELNALHSQVRGGDIVENDKVASSSSLGAALADTREGVIVSHIYMHDPELPDEASPLAKPGVNVLNGDIIKAINNTSVATVADVVKALKYQTDKQVLLTLLRDDEQVKTIVKPESIRNEARYRYRNWVYTNANKVNGRDADIGYLHLYAMTGSDLSTFAREFYAQYNKPGLIIDVRRNRGGNIDSIIIEKLLRRAWSFWQNPNGETSTNMQQAFRGHLVVLADEFTYSDGETFTAGIRALDLGTVIGKQTAGAGVWLSGGNSVVDGGIARVAQFPVFAMDGRWITEGRGISPDIEVNNLPHATYKGGDAQLEKAIAYLQEKIKTQPIPEYKAKPFPAVDAMADDIK; encoded by the coding sequence ATGAAACAAAACTCTCAATATTTACTTTCTAAGCTCATATTTTTGTCAATTGGGCTTAGCGTTTTATCATCTCAGGCGTTGGCAACCGTCGATACTTCTAACGTCGGCTACTTTAGAAGCCCTAGCATTCACGATAACACGGTTGTATTCGCTGCAGAAGGCGACTTATGGCGAGTGAAAAATCAAAGCGGCGCCAGCACAAATGAAGCGGTGCGATTAACCACGCATTCTGCGGAAGAGATGACCCCCTTTATTTCACCGGATGGTCAACAAGTCGCGTTTTCTGCCAATTACGAAGGTACGCTTGAAGTTTATTTGACGTCAGTTAAAGGCGGAGCGCCAAAGCGAATTACTTTTGAGAATAGTCGTGCAATGGTAAGAGGATGGACGCAAAGTGGTGATATTTTGTATGCAACACCAACCACAATTACCGGGCCGGCCAACAGTTGGGTACTTAAAACCGTAAATCCAGACACGCTAACGGTAAATAATATTGAAGTGTCAGATGCCGTAGAAGGTGTTATTGATGACGCTGCAAACACCATTTATTTCGTGCAACACGGCCTACAAATATCAACGGACAATGCTAATCACTATAAAGGTGGAGCAACGGGCGAGTTATGGAAGTTTAATTTAAGCAACGGCGACGAGGCTAGAAAGCTGACTGAAGCGCATACGGGCTCTGTAAAAAACCCAATGTTATTTGATAATAATGTTTACTTTATCAGTAACCAGAGTGGCATTGATAACCTATGGCGTATGTCGTTGAATGGCAAAAATGCTGAAGCCGTAACCAAATACGTTGATTGGGGGGTACGCAGCGCCACAATGCATAATGGCAAAATTGCATATCAGCTTGGCGCTGATATTATGATTTTAGATGTAGTCAAAAATAAGAATGAGAAAGTCGGTATTGCGCTCACGTCCGACTTTCCACAGTTGCGCGAACGCTGGATTGAAAAGCCACTTGAGTACTTGAGTGATGTGTCACTGGCACCAAAAGCGAATAAAGTGGCGCTAACCGCTCGCGGCAGAGTCGCCGTCGCGGGAGTAGACAGTAAACGACTCGTCGAAATCAAAACAAAGCCTACGTCACGAAGCCGAAATGCCGTCCTGAATACCGACAGTAAATCGGTTTTTGTTTTTAATGATGACACTGGTGAGAGTGAAATTTGGCAATTTTGGTTAGATAATCAAACTGAGCCTAAGCAGCTAACAAGTGATTCAAAAACAGCAAGATTGAATATGTGGCTGTCACCAGATGGCAGTAAACTGGCGCACGATACAAAACAGGGTGAACTGTTTATTTTAGACCTTAACTCAGGAGAAAATCGGCTTTTGTTCGATGATATTGCTTCTGGCGTTAGTCGCTTCCAGTGGTTTAAAGACAACGATACAATCGCGCTGTCATACACCAAACTGGGTGAGGAACGAAGGTCAGTGAAATTGCACTCCTTGTCACAGCAAAAGTCTGAAACTCTGACGAGTCAGAAGTACGAATCTTATTCGCCTGCATTTAGCAGCGATGGTAAATGGTTATACTTTCTCTCAAACCGTCACTTTGACGCCAACCCAAATAGCCCTTGGGGCGACAGAAATATGGGCGCAGCGTTTGACCGTACTGCAGAAATTTATGCGATTGCGCTCAACAAGGATTCGAAATTTCCGTTTGCTGAGCCTCAAGAAAGTATGACTTCGTCAACGACACCAACTGATGAAGCTGATGAAAAAAGCGATGAAGATGCGCCAATCAGTGACGATGATGAACGTGATGAGTCAGATGATAAAAAGTCACCAGATCAGAAGTCAAACGCCGACGAAGACGACGTGATTGAGATCACTTGGCAAGGCATCCAACAGCGACTTTGGAAAGTACCCGTTGCCGCTGGAAATTACTCTCAACTGTCTGCTAATGCCCGTTTCTTATACGTGGTTGACCAAGTAAAAGAGCCCGACTCAAGACCTGCTCTTCACTCAATTCGCATTAAACCGAATCCGTCTCTACGCATGTTTGCGTCGGCAATAACTGCCTTTCAACTTTCCAATAACGGCGAATCGATACTTATTCAAAAAGGACGTGGAGCCGCTTCTTCGATGTACATCGTGTCAGCAGGCGCTACTTTTCCAAGTGATTCAAGAGACAATATGGTGCAAGCTCAAGGCTGGAAAATAAGAATTGAGCCACAAAATGAATGGCGACAAATGTTTAAAGATGCTTGGCTCATGCACCGAGACGGTTTGTTTGACGCAAAAATGCGCGGAGTCGATTGGCTCGCTACAAAAGCGAAGTACGAACCTCTTCTGAAAAGACTGACTGACAGACGCGAACTAAACGATATTTTCAAACAAATGATGGGTGAATTAAATGCCCTGCATTCACAAGTAAGAGGTGGTGATATTGTCGAAAATGACAAGGTTGCCTCATCATCTTCCTTGGGCGCTGCGCTAGCAGATACTCGCGAGGGAGTTATTGTGTCGCACATTTACATGCATGACCCAGAGCTACCTGACGAAGCATCACCATTAGCTAAACCTGGCGTTAATGTGCTTAATGGGGACATCATAAAAGCCATCAATAATACTTCTGTTGCGACTGTGGCTGATGTTGTTAAGGCATTAAAATATCAAACGGACAAGCAGGTACTCCTGACCCTGCTGCGCGATGACGAGCAAGTCAAAACCATCGTGAAACCTGAATCGATTCGCAATGAGGCACGCTACCGATATCGTAATTGGGTTTATACGAATGCCAACAAAGTGAATGGGCGAGATGCCGACATAGGTTACCTGCATTTGTACGCGATGACAGGCAGCGATTTGTCGACATTCGCAAGAGAGTTTTATGCGCAATATAATAAGCCCGGACTGATTATTGACGTGCGTCGCAATAGAGGCGGTAACATCGACAGTATTATTATCGAAAAACTGTTAAGGCGCGCATGGTCATTTTGGCAAAACCCTAATGGCGAAACATCGACCAATATGCAACAGGCGTTTCGAGGTCATTTAGTGGTGTTAGCCGATGAGTTCACGTATTCCGACGGAGAAACCTTTACTGCGGGCATTCGCGCTCTCGATTTAGGCACGGTTATCGGTAAACAAACAGCCGGCGCTGGTGTTTGGCTAAGTGGAGGAAACTCGGTGGTTGATGGCGGTATTGCGCGAGTTGCTCAGTTTCCTGTATTTGCGATGGATGGCCGTTGGATTACAGAAGGGCGCGGTATATCGCCTGACATTGAAGTGAATAATTTGCCTCACGCCACATATAAAGGTGGCGATGCGCAGTTAGAAAAAGCCATTGCGTATTTACAAGAAAAAATAAAAACGCAGCCGATCCCAGAGTATAAAGCGAAGCCATTTCCTGCCGTAGATGCGATGGCGGATGACATTAAATGA
- a CDS encoding SMP-30/gluconolactonase/LRE family protein, which yields MKKIILCLFIILGIGIVIAWATSAVRPVAWTPDPDAGLTGVYASNDRLFERDTIAVQQQFLTGLGKGPEDIVIAEDGYLYTGYDDGRIVRVLVADILSAYEAEGADIDNIAFEEFANTQGRPLGLRFDAAGNLIVADAARGVLSIDKQGNIRVLVDEYEGKKLLFVDHLDIASDGTIWFSDASAKFEFHDFIYDFLEASSTGRLLSYNPATQETQVRMDNLFFANGVSVGPNDAFVLINETGRAKVHRLWLKGEKAGLRDIFIEQLPAMPDNLYFKDGIFWISLITLRDPLVEGLAQNTFLRRIVGGLPKVLLKPSSHYGFVIGVSPEGKVIQNLQSAKGYQSITTAIEFEGYLFLGSLENSSIAVSKLD from the coding sequence ATGAAAAAAATCATCTTATGCTTATTTATTATTCTCGGCATTGGTATTGTGATCGCGTGGGCAACATCGGCCGTTAGGCCGGTTGCATGGACACCTGACCCCGACGCAGGTTTAACAGGCGTTTATGCGTCAAATGATCGTCTGTTTGAAAGAGACACTATAGCTGTTCAGCAGCAGTTTCTGACTGGCTTAGGTAAAGGACCTGAAGATATCGTCATTGCTGAAGATGGGTATTTGTATACCGGATATGACGACGGTCGAATTGTCAGAGTGTTGGTAGCGGATATACTCTCAGCCTATGAAGCAGAGGGCGCTGATATCGACAACATTGCTTTTGAAGAGTTCGCTAACACGCAGGGGCGCCCCTTAGGTTTACGCTTTGATGCTGCTGGCAATTTAATTGTTGCTGATGCAGCTAGAGGGGTTTTATCCATCGATAAACAGGGCAATATACGAGTGTTGGTGGATGAATACGAGGGTAAAAAGCTGCTGTTTGTTGACCACCTAGATATTGCTAGTGATGGCACTATTTGGTTTAGCGATGCGTCCGCTAAGTTCGAATTTCATGATTTTATCTATGATTTTTTAGAAGCAAGTTCAACGGGGCGCTTACTAAGCTACAATCCCGCCACTCAGGAAACACAAGTAAGAATGGATAATTTGTTCTTTGCGAATGGCGTTTCTGTTGGGCCTAACGATGCGTTTGTGCTGATAAACGAAACGGGAAGGGCGAAAGTTCATCGCTTGTGGTTGAAGGGCGAGAAAGCGGGTCTTCGAGATATCTTTATCGAACAGTTACCAGCAATGCCAGACAACTTGTACTTCAAAGACGGTATTTTTTGGATTTCTTTGATTACGCTGCGCGATCCTTTAGTTGAAGGCTTAGCACAAAATACATTTTTGCGCCGAATCGTAGGCGGTTTGCCAAAAGTGCTATTAAAACCAAGTTCGCACTACGGTTTTGTTATAGGCGTATCGCCCGAAGGGAAAGTCATACAAAATCTACAGTCAGCCAAGGGATATCAGAGCATTACTACTGCGATAGAATTTGAGGGGTACTTGTTTCTTGGTTCGTTGGAGAACAGCAGTATAGCGGTGAGTAAACTTGACTAA
- a CDS encoding DUF1456 family protein — MIHNDVLRRLRFALKLNDGSAIDLFKLAGYDMETEYLQRIMKKEEEPGFILCRDKIIALFLDGLIIKRRGKQEGVEPQVLKGDERLSNNDILRKIRIAMSYRDDDMIEVLKYANFRLSKGELSALFRKPDHRSYKECGDQLLRNFLQGMVKKYRPDAKK, encoded by the coding sequence ATGATCCACAATGATGTACTACGCCGCTTACGATTCGCTTTAAAACTTAACGATGGTTCCGCAATCGATCTATTTAAGCTGGCCGGTTACGATATGGAAACCGAATATCTGCAGCGCATCATGAAAAAAGAAGAGGAGCCCGGCTTCATTTTATGTCGCGACAAAATTATCGCTTTATTTTTAGATGGCTTGATTATCAAAAGACGCGGCAAACAAGAAGGCGTCGAGCCGCAAGTTTTGAAGGGCGATGAGCGATTAAGCAACAACGATATATTGCGAAAAATCAGAATTGCGATGTCATATCGCGATGACGATATGATTGAAGTACTTAAGTACGCTAACTTTCGCTTAAGTAAAGGTGAGTTGTCTGCTTTGTTCCGCAAGCCCGATCATCGCAGCTACAAAGAATGTGGTGATCAGCTCCTCAGAAACTTTCTACAAGGCATGGTCAAGAAGTACCGCCCTGACGCAAAGAAATAG
- a CDS encoding ABC-F family ATPase: MITTANITMQFGAKPLFENISAKFGNGNRYGLIGANGCGKSTFMKIMTGELQPTSGNVSISPGEKLGTLSQDQYAFEKFSVVDAVIMGDANLWKVKQERDRIYALPEMSEDDGMKVADLESEFAEMDGYTAENRAIELLVEAGIDAEYHFGLMSEVAPGLKLRVLIAQALFSDPDILLLDEPTNNLDIYTIKWLEDVLNQRKCTMVIISHDRHFLNSVCTHMADIDFGELRIYPGNYESYQAAAALAQEQIHRENDKKSTEIEELQGFVARFSANASKAKQATSRAKRLEKIELTEVVASSRQTPYITYKQHKKLHRLALELTNVTHGFDGETLFKSNEILLEAGSKLAVIGENGAGKTTFLRCLMQELKANGGVIKWSENASIGYCPQDTTEDFSADITLFDWMSKWRTPKHDDLAVRAILGRLLFTSDDVNKKVNVCSGGEKNRLMFGKLMMLDINVLIMDEPTNHMDMEAIEALNKALKNFDGTLIFVSHDREFVSTLATSIIEIKDEKLNYFQGTYDEYASLSR, from the coding sequence TTGATCACTACAGCTAACATCACTATGCAGTTTGGCGCTAAGCCACTTTTTGAAAACATATCAGCCAAATTCGGTAACGGCAACCGTTACGGACTTATCGGCGCAAACGGCTGTGGCAAATCTACTTTCATGAAAATCATGACGGGGGAACTCCAACCAACCTCAGGTAACGTTTCAATTTCACCTGGTGAAAAGCTAGGTACCTTAAGCCAAGATCAGTACGCTTTTGAAAAGTTTTCAGTGGTTGATGCTGTTATCATGGGGGATGCCAACCTGTGGAAAGTAAAACAAGAAAGAGACCGAATTTATGCATTGCCGGAAATGTCTGAAGATGACGGCATGAAGGTCGCAGACTTAGAATCTGAATTCGCAGAGATGGATGGTTACACTGCAGAAAACAGAGCGATTGAGCTTTTAGTCGAAGCTGGCATTGATGCCGAATATCACTTTGGCCTTATGTCTGAAGTTGCTCCAGGTTTGAAACTGAGAGTCCTCATTGCTCAAGCATTATTTTCCGACCCTGATATCTTATTGTTGGATGAACCAACCAACAACCTAGATATATACACGATTAAGTGGTTGGAAGATGTGTTGAATCAGCGAAAATGTACCATGGTTATTATTTCGCACGATCGTCATTTCTTAAACTCGGTTTGCACGCACATGGCGGATATCGATTTTGGTGAATTACGTATTTACCCAGGGAATTACGAGTCATATCAAGCTGCTGCTGCGCTAGCGCAAGAACAAATACATCGTGAAAATGACAAAAAGTCGACGGAGATTGAAGAACTTCAAGGTTTCGTTGCACGTTTCTCTGCCAATGCGTCGAAAGCGAAACAAGCGACATCGCGAGCTAAAAGATTAGAGAAGATAGAGTTAACCGAAGTTGTCGCCTCAAGTCGTCAAACTCCCTACATTACTTATAAGCAGCACAAGAAACTGCATCGTTTAGCGCTTGAACTTACCAATGTGACTCACGGCTTTGACGGCGAAACCTTGTTCAAAAGCAATGAAATATTGCTGGAAGCAGGCTCTAAATTAGCCGTCATCGGCGAAAATGGCGCGGGGAAGACCACATTCTTACGTTGCTTAATGCAAGAGTTGAAAGCAAATGGCGGTGTTATCAAGTGGTCTGAAAACGCCAGTATTGGCTATTGTCCGCAGGACACAACTGAAGATTTTTCTGCAGACATTACCTTGTTTGACTGGATGTCAAAATGGCGTACACCAAAGCACGATGACTTAGCGGTTCGAGCAATACTCGGTCGTTTGCTGTTCACATCAGATGACGTTAACAAAAAAGTAAACGTGTGCTCAGGTGGTGAAAAAAATAGACTCATGTTTGGTAAATTGATGATGTTAGATATTAACGTACTCATCATGGACGAACCAACTAACCACATGGATATGGAAGCGATTGAAGCCTTGAATAAGGCGCTAAAAAACTTTGATGGAACCCTTATTTTCGTCAGCCATGACAGAGAGTTCGTTTCAACACTAGCGACCAGTATCATCGAGATAAAAGATGAAAAGCTAAACTATTTCCAAGGTACCTACGATGAGTATGCGAGTTTGTCGCGCTAG